A stretch of Oryza brachyantha chromosome 4, ObraRS2, whole genome shotgun sequence DNA encodes these proteins:
- the LOC121054268 gene encoding proline-rich receptor-like protein kinase PERK9: MPTDAAASPSPLLPPAPPSVTRRRRRRLVPSPNPSASSTSTSWTSSSSSSSSSSLSFPFPSFSPAPSPFHHRFLSPLRASAVPFSWEHRPGIPKTPARQQHPHRGGGKPSSKPPLPLPPSLLSSKVAAADPALAGYLVVPDDDTKAAAARWRRRRRRLLQQRQQHQRPRRPALAAALTDWLAVLSLYRSCTRSVDCLADAGQPPAARSG, encoded by the coding sequence ATGcccaccgacgccgccgcctcgccgtcgccgctccttcctccagcgccgccttccgtcacccgccgccggcgcaggcgCCTCGTCCCTTCGCCCaacccctccgcctcctcgacCTCTACGTCGTGgacgtcctcctcctcgtcgtcgtcctcttcGAGCCTCTCCTTCCCGTTCCCCTCCTTCTCGCCGGCGCCCTCGCCGTTCCACCACCGCTTCCTCTCCCCGCTCCGCGCCTCCGCGGTCCCCTTCTCCTGGGAGCACCGCCCGGGCATCCCCAAGACCCCCGCGCGCCAGCAGCACccgcaccgcggcggcgggaagcCCTCCtccaagccgccgctgcccctcccgccctccctcctctccagcaaggtggccgccgccgacccggCCCTCGCAGGCTACCTCGTCGTCCCCGACGACGACaccaaggcggcggcggcgaggtggaggcggcgcaggcggaggctgctgcagcagcggcagcagcaccaGCGCCCGCGGCGACCGGCGCTGGCCGCGGCCCTGACCGACTGGCTGGCCGTGCTAAGCCTGTACCGGTCGTGCACGAGGTCCGTCGACTGCCTTGCCGACGCCGggcagccgccggcggcgaggtccggGTGA
- the LOC102714282 gene encoding protein PSK SIMULATOR 1-like isoform X2, whose product MDCYMLKSRRLVGIADAWSVDDADGIGEFPEAMSAAHKQMVTGLEEAMVAKLELASHSSLFSSSDDSFLPGSSSLDTSTSEEKQGLSESTTERPGNNGSSRVPRLRVLGTAGMAGFGKAVDILDTIGCLVTTSLSTDGGFISRVKTKGCPISILAFEVANTILKGATIMQSLSEDTVTYFKQVVLPSEGVQNLISSDMGVLMRIVANDKREELKIFSQEIIRYGNRCKDPQWHNLDRYFVKLESENQPQKQLKETAIAEMQKLMDLVHRTTDLYHELHALDRFEQDYRCKLMGKGSSDRFEKDNLPGENIQIVRIELKSQRNYVKSLKKRSLWSKTLEEIVEKLVDIVHYLHFEINASFGSSDGGELSSESTEDCQRLGPAGLALHYANIIIQIYSVVSRSGYIPPNTRDALYQGLPPRVRSALPNRLRTSSVPQELNIDQIRATMDKTLKWLVPMAINTTCARGFLRFSEWAKSGTERIGRRPGQPDVIETLYHADKAKTDAYILDLVVWLHHLVSQSNRPANAKDQSTSNQD is encoded by the exons ATGGATTGCTACA TGCTGAAATCAAGAAGGCTTGTTGGTATCGCCGATGCGTGGTCCGTGGATGACGCAGATGGCATCGGCGAATTCCCCGAGGCGATGAGCGCTGCACACAAGCAGATGGTCACCGGTCTGGAGGAAGCCATGGTGGCGAAGCTGGAATTGGCTAGTCATTCCAGTCTATTCTCCAGCAGTGATGATTCTTTTCTCCCCGGGAGTAGTAGCCTGGACACATCCACATCAGAAGAGAAACAGGGATTATCCGAGTCGACGACAGAAAGGCCTGGAAACAATGGATCAAGCAGg GTTCCCAGGCTGAGAGTGCTTGGAACAGCTGGCATGGCTGGATTTGGGAAGGCAGTGGATATTTTAGACACGATAGGCTGCTTGGTGACGACAAGCCTTAGCACGGATGGTGGCTTTATTTCCAGGGTGAAAACCAAAGGGTGCCCGATATCAATTCTCGCCTTTGAGGTTGCAAACACGATATTGAAAGGTGCTACTATTATGCAATCTCTCTCGGAAGACACTGTTACATACTTCAAACAAGTGGTGCTTCCTTCTGAAGGCgttcaaaatttgatttccAGTGACATGGGTGTGTTGATGCGAATTGTAGCTAATGACAAAAG GGAGGagctgaaaatattttcacaagAGATTATAAGGTATGGTAACCGTTGTAAAGATCCCCAATGGCATAACCTGGACCGCTATTTTGTCAA GTTAGAATCAGAAAATCAACCACAGAAGCAGCTAAAAGAAACAGCAATTGCAGAGATGCAAAAGTTGATGGATCTTGTTCATCGTACAACT GACTTGTATCATGAGCTACATGCCTTGGATAGATTTGAGCAAGATTACCGCTGCAAACTGATGGGGAAGGGAAGTTCAGATCGATTTGAAAAAG ATAACCTTCCCGGAGAAAATATTCAAATTGTTAGAATAGAGTTGAAGAGTCAAAGGAATTATGTGAAAAGCTTGAAGAAAAGATCTTTGTGGTCCAAGACATTGGAAGAG ATTGTGGAGAAACTTGTAGATATTGTGCACTACTTGCATTTTGAGATCAATGCTTCTTTTGGATCTTCTG ATGGAGGTGAATTGAGTTCTGAATCTACTGAAGACTGTCAGAGACTAGGACCTGCTGGACTTGCGTTACACTATGCAAACATCATCATACAGATCTATAGTGTT GTTTCTCGATCCGGATATATACCACCAAATACAAGGGATGCCCTTTACCAAGGATTGCCACCAAGAGTGAGATCAGCACTACCTAATAGATTAAGAACTTCGTCGGTGCCTCAGGAG CTCAATATTGATCAAATAAGGGCTACAATGGACAAAACATTGAAATGGCTTGTTCCAATGGCCATCAATACCACTTG TGCCCGAGGCTTCTTGCGGTTTAGTGAATGGGCGAAATCAGG GACTGAGAGGATCGGAAGAAGGCCAGGCCAACCGGACGTGATCGAGACGCTCTACCATGCGGACAAGGCAAAGACCGATGCTTACATACTGGATCTGGTTGTCTGGCTTCACCACCTTGTCAGTCAGAGTAACAGGCCGGCAAATGCAAAAGACCAGTCCACCTCTAACCAAGACTGA
- the LOC102714282 gene encoding protein PSK SIMULATOR 1-like isoform X1, protein MDCYMLKSRRLVGIADAWSVDDADGIGEFPEAMSAAHKQMVTGLEEAMVAKLELASHSSLFSSSDDSFLPGSSSLDTSTSEEKQGLSESTTERPGNNGSSRQVPRLRVLGTAGMAGFGKAVDILDTIGCLVTTSLSTDGGFISRVKTKGCPISILAFEVANTILKGATIMQSLSEDTVTYFKQVVLPSEGVQNLISSDMGVLMRIVANDKREELKIFSQEIIRYGNRCKDPQWHNLDRYFVKLESENQPQKQLKETAIAEMQKLMDLVHRTTDLYHELHALDRFEQDYRCKLMGKGSSDRFEKDNLPGENIQIVRIELKSQRNYVKSLKKRSLWSKTLEEIVEKLVDIVHYLHFEINASFGSSDGGELSSESTEDCQRLGPAGLALHYANIIIQIYSVVSRSGYIPPNTRDALYQGLPPRVRSALPNRLRTSSVPQELNIDQIRATMDKTLKWLVPMAINTTCARGFLRFSEWAKSGTERIGRRPGQPDVIETLYHADKAKTDAYILDLVVWLHHLVSQSNRPANAKDQSTSNQD, encoded by the exons ATGGATTGCTACA TGCTGAAATCAAGAAGGCTTGTTGGTATCGCCGATGCGTGGTCCGTGGATGACGCAGATGGCATCGGCGAATTCCCCGAGGCGATGAGCGCTGCACACAAGCAGATGGTCACCGGTCTGGAGGAAGCCATGGTGGCGAAGCTGGAATTGGCTAGTCATTCCAGTCTATTCTCCAGCAGTGATGATTCTTTTCTCCCCGGGAGTAGTAGCCTGGACACATCCACATCAGAAGAGAAACAGGGATTATCCGAGTCGACGACAGAAAGGCCTGGAAACAATGGATCAAGCAGg CAGGTTCCCAGGCTGAGAGTGCTTGGAACAGCTGGCATGGCTGGATTTGGGAAGGCAGTGGATATTTTAGACACGATAGGCTGCTTGGTGACGACAAGCCTTAGCACGGATGGTGGCTTTATTTCCAGGGTGAAAACCAAAGGGTGCCCGATATCAATTCTCGCCTTTGAGGTTGCAAACACGATATTGAAAGGTGCTACTATTATGCAATCTCTCTCGGAAGACACTGTTACATACTTCAAACAAGTGGTGCTTCCTTCTGAAGGCgttcaaaatttgatttccAGTGACATGGGTGTGTTGATGCGAATTGTAGCTAATGACAAAAG GGAGGagctgaaaatattttcacaagAGATTATAAGGTATGGTAACCGTTGTAAAGATCCCCAATGGCATAACCTGGACCGCTATTTTGTCAA GTTAGAATCAGAAAATCAACCACAGAAGCAGCTAAAAGAAACAGCAATTGCAGAGATGCAAAAGTTGATGGATCTTGTTCATCGTACAACT GACTTGTATCATGAGCTACATGCCTTGGATAGATTTGAGCAAGATTACCGCTGCAAACTGATGGGGAAGGGAAGTTCAGATCGATTTGAAAAAG ATAACCTTCCCGGAGAAAATATTCAAATTGTTAGAATAGAGTTGAAGAGTCAAAGGAATTATGTGAAAAGCTTGAAGAAAAGATCTTTGTGGTCCAAGACATTGGAAGAG ATTGTGGAGAAACTTGTAGATATTGTGCACTACTTGCATTTTGAGATCAATGCTTCTTTTGGATCTTCTG ATGGAGGTGAATTGAGTTCTGAATCTACTGAAGACTGTCAGAGACTAGGACCTGCTGGACTTGCGTTACACTATGCAAACATCATCATACAGATCTATAGTGTT GTTTCTCGATCCGGATATATACCACCAAATACAAGGGATGCCCTTTACCAAGGATTGCCACCAAGAGTGAGATCAGCACTACCTAATAGATTAAGAACTTCGTCGGTGCCTCAGGAG CTCAATATTGATCAAATAAGGGCTACAATGGACAAAACATTGAAATGGCTTGTTCCAATGGCCATCAATACCACTTG TGCCCGAGGCTTCTTGCGGTTTAGTGAATGGGCGAAATCAGG GACTGAGAGGATCGGAAGAAGGCCAGGCCAACCGGACGTGATCGAGACGCTCTACCATGCGGACAAGGCAAAGACCGATGCTTACATACTGGATCTGGTTGTCTGGCTTCACCACCTTGTCAGTCAGAGTAACAGGCCGGCAAATGCAAAAGACCAGTCCACCTCTAACCAAGACTGA
- the LOC102722489 gene encoding ATP-dependent DNA helicase Q-like 4A, translated as MQGRNNLTVGSTCYDKPRVNWQDHANAIQSSCIKDEFLSSSFLFSLPTQRPDQGVGCTGMLPLRSTACKIQGLERLQVSSIEKAWRSLCNTQVARTNYLRPGLSTKVKYCDSNHAHTYGTSSSYHVNIVDTLSRNRNPSQESMHQQTESGTMEKSGSHLPAGTNSCTRTYLNNHVVQADTITPTNQSLVRTGAKLFSTAPFADMCDDSKLDAMDEDELLASIDVDRIVMEHYQATNTPRGSSRAPLGKCNLNGSDENNLPQELSVMCNHGSKLAFCPEAKSHLHDLKDNLLLISNELIEGDLSPQRTNELHQKRALLKKQIELLGEYTVRLTQDEERQMSHSMASTTALQGHHPIVNQSSSCVKDTNRFQSPIYMRSEPTNSGLCFSSAPYSYMDGLSTPLPSVQRDYNRRIIDINYTEGSGDKRWSSTHFAWTKELEENNKRVFGNHSFRPNQREIINATMSGNDVFVLMPTGGGKSLTYQLPALICNGVTLVVSPLVSLIQDQIMHLLQASISAAYLSASKEWSEQQEILRELMSPTCAYKLLYVTPEKIAKSDALLRQLENLYSRGHLSRIVIDEAHCVSQWGHDFRPDYQNLGILKQKFPQTPVLALTATATATVKEDVVQVLGLANCIIFRQSFNRPNLRYFVWPKTKRCLEDINNFINANHFKECGIIYCLSRMDCEKVAAKLKEYGHKASHYHGSMDPEDRAHIQEQWSKDRINIICATVAFGMGINKPDVRFVIHHSLPKSIEGYHQECGRAGRDGQLSSCVLYYSYSDYIRLKHMVTQGVVEQVTSASRGGSSQEQALETHKENLLRMVSYCENDVDCRRLLQLIHFGEMFDPSHCAKTCDNCLKELRWIEKDVTNIARQLVDLVMMAKQAYSASHILEVYRGSVNQNVKKHRHDTLSLHGAGKHLAKGEAARIMRHLVTEGILIEDVKKSENMYGSVSSVLKANHKQVGHLLSGKHNIVLKFPTPDKASKMGVLDESSIPQINKTIQQQSHLDESLSSELFEALKCLRTQIMDENRCLAYHIFRNETLKEISCRIPRTKDELLEINGVSKNKLNKYGDRVLATIEEFLTKNPNSTKKSSSGGSNEHSEAVKKRRGFTATNASSNCDDFEERTVQSKKRAAKMRNSRQEVSDAASVVQDVRYIDLELDGYEQGDDLSYRYSAPKPVSSGRVLPTWQSAKIS; from the exons ATGCAAGGCAGAAACAACCTCACCGTTGGGTCCACCTGCTATGATAAGCCAAGGGTAAACTGGCAGGATCATGCAAATGCTATTCAAAGCTCCTGTATCAAAGATGAATTTCTGAGTTCAAGTTTTTTGTTCTCTTTACCAACACAAAGACCCGATCAAGGAGTAGGCTGTACGGGGATGCTTCCTTTGAG GTCTACTGCTTGCAAAATTCAAGGCTTAGAGCGTCTTCAAGTTTCGTCCATTGAGAAG GCATGGCGTTCTCTATGCAACACTCAGGTTGCACGGACGAACTATTTAAGACCGGGTTTATCTACAAAAGTGAAATATTGTGATAGCAATCATGCCCATACTTATGGAACAAGTTCTTCATATCATGTAAACATAGTGGACACTCTGTCCAGAAATAGGAACCCCTCTCAGGAAAGTATGCATCAGCAGACTGAAAGTGGTACTATGGAGAAGAGTGGTAGTCATCTACCTGCAGGCACCAATTCCTGTACAAGGACTTACCTGAACAATCATGTGGTGCAGGCAGATACCATTACACCAACAAATCAAAGTCTTGTCAGAACTGGTGCCAAATTGTTCAGTACTGCTCCTTTTGCTGACATGTGCGATGATAGTAAATTAGATGCTATGGATGAAGATGAGCTTCTGGCT AGCATTGATGTGGACCGAATAGTTATGGAACATTATCAAGCAACAAATACACCCAGAGGGTCATCCAGGGCTCCATTAGGGAAGTGCAACCTCAATGGATCTGATGAGAATAATTTACCACAAGAACTCTCTGTAATGTGCAACCATGGTAGCAAG CTTGCTTTTTGCCCAGAGGCAAAGTCTCATTTGCATGATTTGAAGGATAACTTGCTTCTGATATCCAATGAACTTATTGAGGGTGATCTCAGCCCTCAACGAACTAATGAGCTTCATCAAAAGAG AGCACTCCTAAAGAAGCAGATTGAGCTGCTTGGGGAGTATACAGTGAGGCTAACCCAAGATGAGGAGAGACAGATGTCACACTCTATGGCCTCCACAACAGCTCTTCAGGGCCATCATCCCATTGTCAATCAAAGTAGTTCTTGTGTAAAGGATACAAATAGATTCCAGTCTCCGATTTATATGAGGAGTGAGCCTACAAACAGTGGTTTATGCTTTTCTTCTGCTCCATATTCCTATATGGATGGTTTAAGCACACCATTACCGTCTGTTCAAAGAGATTACAATCGCAGGATTATTGATATCAATTATACTGAAGGTTCAGGTGATAAAAGGTGGAGTAGTACACACTTTGCATGGACTAAGGAACTTGAG gaaaacaacaaaagagtGTTTGGAAATCATTCTTTCCGCCCAAATCAACGAGAAATAATCAACGCCACAATGAGTGGGAatgatgtttttgttttgatgcCAACTGGTGGTGGAAAAAGTTTGACATACCAG CTTCCAGCACTTATCTGTAATGGTGTTACGTTGGTAGTTTCTCCTCTTGTTTCTCTCATCCAGGACCAAATAATGCACTTGCTGCAG GCAAGTATTTCCGCAGCTTACCTTAGTGCCAGCAAGGAGTGGTCAGAACAGCAGGAGATATTAAGAGAATTAATGTCTCCTACATGTGCATACAAGTTGCTATATGTTACTCCGGAAAAAATAGCCAA GAGTGATGCTCTTTTGAGACAATtggaaaatttatattcaaggGGTCATCTTTCTAGAATTGTCATTGATGAAGCCCACTGTGTAAGCCAGTGGGGTCATGATTTCCGACCTGATTACCAG AATCTAGGCATTTTAAAACAGAAGTTCCCACAGACGCCGGTCCTGGCCTTGACTGCAACAGCAACTGCTACAGTTAAAGAAGATGTTGTACAAGTTCTAGGCCTTGCAAACTGCATTATTTTCAGACAGAGTTTTAATCGTCCAAATCTGAG ATATTTTGTATGGCCAAAGACAAAAAGGTGCCTTGAAGACATCAATAACTTTATAAATGCAAATCATTTTAAAGAATGTGGTATCATATATTGCCTTTCGAGAATGGATTGTGAGAAAGTGGCTGCAAAATTGAAG GAATATGGGCACAAGGCATCACACTACCATGGTAGTATGGATCCTGAAGATAGAGCACATATCCAGGAACAGTGGAGCAAGGATAGGATCAACATAATATGCGCCACAGTTGCATTTGGGATGG GCATTAATAAACCTGATGTCCGTTTTGTTATCCATCATTCCCTGCCCAAATCAATTGAAGGATATCATCAG GAGTGTGGGCGTGCTGGTCGTGATGGTCAACTTTCTTCTTGTGTGCTGTACTACAGTTATTCTGATTAT ATTCGTCTCAAACATATGGTTACCCAAGGAGTTGTAGAGCAAGTAACATCAGCATCACGAGGAGGCTCTTCTCAGGAACAGGCACTTGAAACACATAAGGAAAATCTCCTACGAATG GTTAGTTACTGTGAAAATGATGTGGACTGCAGACGTTTACTACAGTTGATCCACTTTGGAGAGATGTTTGATCCTTCACATTGTGCGAAAACATGTGATAATTGCTTGAAAGAGTTGAGATGGATTGAGAAAGATGTGACCAACATTGCTAGACAATTG GTTGATCTGGTAATGATGGCAAAGCAAGCATACTCAGCTTCTCATATTCTTGAAGTATACAGAGGCTCAGTGAACCAAAAT GTCAAGAAGCACCGCCATGATACTCTGAGTCTTCATGGAGCTGGGAAGCATCTGGCCAAAGGTGAGGCAGCAAGAATTATGCGTCATCTAGTAACTGAGGGAATACTTATTGAGGACGTCAAAAAGAGCGAAAACATGTATGGATCTGTATCATCTGTCTTAAAG GCTAATCATAAGCAAGTCGGTCATCTTCTGTCTGGCAAGCACAATATTGTCCtcaa GTTTCCCACTCCTGATAAGGCTAGTAAGATGGGTGTACTTGATGAATCATCAATTCCACAAATTAATAAGACTATTCAACAACAAAGTCATTTGGATGAG AGCCTCTCGTCTGAGCTCTTTGAAGCTTTAAAATGCCTTAGGACTCAGATAATGGACGAAAATCGATGCTTGGCATACCACATATTTAG AAATGAAACATTGAAGGAAATCAGCTGCCGAATACCAAGAACAAAAGATGAACTTTTAGAGATCAATGGCGTCAGCAA GAACAAGCTGAACAAGTACGGCGACCGTGTGCTTGCGACCATAGAGGAATTTCTCACCAAAAATCCAAATTCAACCAAGAAAAGCAGCAGCGGTGGCAGCAATGAGCATAGCGAGGCGGTAAAGAAGCGACGAGGCTTCACCGCCACCAATGCGTCTAGCAACTGTGATGACTTTGAGGAACGCACTGTCCAATCCAAGAAACGTGCGGCAAAAATGCGGAACTCCAGGCAGGAAGTATCTGATGCAGCCAGCGTTGTCCAGGACGTCCGCTACATAGATCTTGAGTTAGATGGCTATGAACAAGGGGATGATTTGTCATACAGATATAGTGCCCCAAAGCCTGTGTCTTCTGGTAGGGTTTTACCTACGTGGCAATCTGCTAAGATATCCTAG